One Fusobacterium ulcerans DNA segment encodes these proteins:
- the malX gene encoding maltose/glucose-specific PTS transporter subunit IIBC: MNKKVSFWEFFQGLGKTFMLPVSLLAACGIMLGIGSSFASSVTAEILPFLKNPILKIFFEFMATIGSFAFSNLPVMFAMAIPLGLARQDKGVAAFSGYVGFAMSSLSVNFFLKATGTLATPENMKAAGQSMVLGIQSIDVGVLGGVLIGIIVYKIHDRYCEIKLPDALAFFGGARFVPIATAVIVGVISLLIPFIWPFFNNMIMGVGKMIGKAGAFGPFLFGAGEGLLRPFGLHHILVAMIRFTPAGGEAVVNGEVVSGALTIFYKQFADGILDPNVTKFLSQGKMPSYMFGLPAIALAIYNTARPENRKKIKGLLASGLVACVIGGITEPLEFIFLFLSPVLYVFHCIMVGLGFMMMGILKVAIGNTDGNLIDFIVFGVLQGTRTKWYLVLLVGAVWFAVYYTVFKYAILKFNLKTPGREAITEGDNVKLGGYDEERMLKALGGKDNIVSLDNCITRLRMVVKDMSVVDSDEIKATGAIAVVKLDDTNLQVVIGPQVHVVKNKLEKLMKK; encoded by the coding sequence ATGAATAAAAAAGTTAGTTTTTGGGAATTTTTTCAAGGATTAGGAAAAACATTTATGCTGCCAGTATCACTATTAGCAGCTTGTGGTATCATGTTAGGGATAGGAAGTTCATTTGCAAGTTCAGTAACAGCTGAAATACTTCCATTTTTAAAGAATCCTATTCTAAAAATATTCTTTGAATTTATGGCAACAATAGGTTCATTTGCATTTTCAAATTTACCAGTTATGTTTGCAATGGCTATACCATTAGGACTTGCTAGACAAGATAAAGGGGTAGCAGCATTTTCTGGATATGTGGGATTTGCTATGTCGAGCTTATCAGTTAACTTCTTCTTAAAAGCAACTGGGACTTTAGCTACACCTGAAAATATGAAAGCAGCAGGGCAGTCTATGGTTCTTGGTATTCAAAGTATTGATGTAGGAGTTCTTGGTGGAGTTTTAATCGGTATAATCGTTTATAAAATTCATGACAGATACTGCGAAATCAAACTTCCTGATGCACTTGCATTCTTTGGTGGAGCAAGATTTGTACCTATTGCTACAGCAGTAATAGTTGGAGTTATCAGTTTATTAATTCCATTCATCTGGCCTTTCTTTAATAATATGATTATGGGTGTAGGAAAAATGATAGGAAAAGCTGGAGCTTTCGGACCATTCCTTTTTGGAGCTGGAGAAGGGTTGCTAAGACCATTTGGATTACATCATATATTAGTTGCTATGATAAGATTTACACCAGCTGGTGGAGAGGCAGTAGTAAACGGAGAGGTTGTTTCAGGAGCTCTTACAATATTCTACAAACAGTTTGCTGATGGAATACTTGATCCTAATGTAACAAAATTCCTTTCTCAAGGAAAAATGCCTTCATATATGTTTGGACTTCCAGCAATAGCTTTAGCAATATATAATACTGCAAGACCTGAAAACAGAAAAAAAATAAAAGGACTTCTTGCTTCTGGACTTGTAGCATGTGTAATTGGTGGAATAACAGAGCCGTTAGAATTTATATTCCTTTTCTTATCACCAGTTTTATATGTTTTCCACTGTATCATGGTTGGACTTGGATTTATGATGATGGGAATATTAAAAGTAGCAATTGGAAATACTGATGGAAACCTTATAGACTTTATAGTATTTGGAGTATTACAGGGAACAAGAACAAAATGGTACTTAGTTCTTTTAGTAGGTGCTGTGTGGTTTGCAGTTTATTATACAGTATTCAAATATGCAATATTGAAATTTAATTTAAAAACTCCAGGAAGAGAAGCTATAACTGAAGGAGATAATGTAAAATTAGGTGGATATGATGAAGAAAGAATGTTAAAAGCTCTAGGTGGAAAAGATAACATTGTTTCTCTTGATAACTGTATCACAAGACTTAGAATGGTTGTAAAAGATATGTCAGTTGTAGATTCAGATGAAATAAAAGCAACTGGAGCAATAGCAGTAGTAAAATTAGATGATACAAATCTTCAGGTAGTAATAGGACCTCAAGTACATGTTGTAAAAAATAAATTAGAAAAATTAATGAAAAAATAA
- a CDS encoding SIMPL domain-containing protein: protein MYKKTLMILFALLLTSAVYSAPGEDNGLERERLQYGKEYIVTGKINDVSGVGEVTVKPDIIITNFELMTEADTLEKASEENAKSMNDLKKYLLSIGVKENDIETSRYAKGEKVEEKLKDEKSNIYKTTFQVIITMENDKFYPATDILSKENIIELKNINSDYKKNFYFVIESFDKNRETSRKLAKEKYDRIESSLKKLGVQDVSIFNYNVEETKETEKKKTYTITHAFKVKMSSSVDMGKLLKKCETLRIKNPGSMTYDISEELRDKATMEAYEKAMNNLYEKAKVIIKNRGYELGDVTVWDRTQSGRDYLPVPAPAVMMNQNRVNAKYFVSQADSDSTDIPFSTAQEMKITARVSASFDIINKVK from the coding sequence ATGTATAAAAAAACTTTAATGATATTGTTTGCTCTTCTTTTAACTAGTGCTGTTTATTCAGCTCCGGGAGAAGATAACGGGTTGGAAAGAGAAAGATTACAGTATGGAAAGGAATATATTGTAACTGGAAAGATAAATGATGTATCTGGGGTGGGAGAAGTAACAGTGAAGCCAGATATAATAATTACAAATTTTGAACTTATGACAGAGGCTGATACATTGGAGAAAGCTTCAGAAGAAAATGCAAAGTCTATGAATGATCTGAAAAAATATCTTCTTTCAATAGGAGTAAAAGAAAATGATATTGAAACTTCAAGATATGCTAAAGGAGAAAAGGTAGAAGAAAAATTAAAAGATGAAAAATCAAATATATATAAAACAACATTTCAGGTAATTATTACTATGGAAAATGATAAATTCTATCCAGCAACAGATATACTGAGCAAAGAAAATATTATAGAGCTTAAAAATATAAACAGCGACTACAAGAAAAACTTCTATTTTGTGATAGAATCATTTGATAAAAATAGAGAAACATCGAGAAAACTTGCAAAAGAAAAGTATGACAGAATAGAATCATCATTGAAAAAATTAGGAGTTCAGGATGTGTCTATATTCAACTATAATGTAGAGGAAACAAAGGAAACTGAGAAGAAAAAAACTTATACAATAACTCATGCTTTTAAAGTAAAAATGAGTTCATCAGTAGATATGGGAAAATTACTGAAAAAATGTGAAACTCTTAGAATAAAAAATCCGGGAAGTATGACTTATGATATTTCTGAAGAATTAAGGGATAAAGCTACAATGGAAGCTTATGAAAAAGCTATGAATAATTTGTATGAAAAAGCAAAGGTTATAATAAAGAACAGAGGTTATGAACTTGGAGATGTAACTGTTTGGGACAGAACTCAAAGTGGAAGAGATTATCTTCCTGTTCCAGCTCCAGCTGTTATGATGAATCAAAACAGAGTTAATGCTAAATATTTTGTAAGTCAAGCAGATTCAGACTCTACAGATATACCATTTTCAACTGCTCAGGAAATGAAGATAACAGCGAGAGTGTCAGCAAGTTTTGATATCATAAATAAAGTTAAATAA
- a CDS encoding BglG family transcription antiterminator: MSLNRKDIKLLEKINNNIFPISSLAEKYNVSERNIRYSVENINFYLKKMKLPEVMIKKGNLEFSITDIELEKFVEALDMSMYVFSQEEREEYILINYLFRDNVKISEMEADLKVSRTTIKKDIKDLENYLAEFELYFHRDENKMDIAGKEKKLRHLKLLKMLDHIEIKNREIAFIKKKYLSEKEEQKVIAEYVKGYDVKKIADVIDEIEEKLEAHFTNEFKNIIAIYFIATFERIKNGHIITQKNNSDFLRKLEEYKKIKEVLEKVIDKNQEYEMLHLTEYFLSGFYNDTFSENILILERFISKVLENLDMEMKTNLLKERELIDKLLKYLLPAIYRIKNNFYLNKSLDFNEINIEIFNKVKEIAEKNQHHLKEPLRDEEIFYVSKYIEEYLEQKKNKKISLKELLKLVQQNARDVDDDLLAEDIKEKFGMFIDDDREEETDYGLIRLLGRNRIYVSHERITFSEALETGLNILLKEKCIKEKSIYNLKDMVEKFGRYLFIDKRILFCYDKEKENCLKPGITLIVSKQGIKVDEEEDADILFLLAARNKIEHLKVISELIRLIEKKKLLNEIIGLEKSDDIRNKIKKLLKE; encoded by the coding sequence ATGAGTTTAAATAGAAAAGATATAAAACTTTTAGAAAAAATAAATAATAATATTTTCCCTATAAGTTCTCTGGCAGAAAAATATAATGTCAGCGAACGAAATATAAGATACAGTGTAGAAAATATAAATTTTTATCTTAAAAAAATGAAGCTTCCAGAAGTAATGATAAAAAAAGGAAATCTTGAATTTTCTATAACTGATATTGAACTTGAAAAATTTGTAGAGGCTTTAGATATGAGTATGTATGTTTTTTCTCAAGAAGAAAGAGAAGAATATATTCTTATAAATTATCTGTTTAGAGATAATGTAAAAATATCAGAGATGGAAGCAGACTTAAAAGTCAGCAGAACCACTATAAAAAAGGATATCAAAGATTTAGAAAATTATCTTGCTGAATTTGAACTTTATTTCCATAGAGATGAAAATAAAATGGATATAGCAGGAAAAGAAAAAAAGTTAAGACATTTAAAATTATTAAAAATGTTGGATCATATTGAGATAAAAAATAGAGAGATAGCTTTTATAAAGAAAAAGTATCTCAGTGAGAAAGAGGAGCAAAAAGTAATAGCTGAGTATGTAAAAGGATATGATGTAAAAAAAATAGCTGATGTAATTGATGAGATAGAGGAAAAACTTGAAGCTCACTTTACCAACGAATTTAAAAATATAATAGCAATATATTTTATAGCTACATTTGAAAGAATAAAAAATGGACATATAATTACACAAAAAAATAACAGTGATTTTTTAAGAAAACTTGAAGAGTATAAGAAAATAAAGGAGGTTCTTGAAAAAGTTATAGACAAAAATCAAGAATATGAAATGCTCCATCTTACAGAATATTTTTTGAGTGGATTTTATAATGATACTTTTTCTGAGAATATTCTCATATTGGAAAGATTCATTTCTAAAGTTTTGGAAAATCTAGATATGGAAATGAAAACAAATCTTCTTAAAGAGAGAGAATTAATAGATAAACTTTTGAAGTATCTTCTTCCAGCTATTTATAGAATAAAGAATAATTTTTATTTAAATAAATCTCTTGATTTTAATGAAATAAATATAGAAATTTTTAATAAGGTAAAAGAGATTGCAGAGAAAAACCAGCATCATCTCAAAGAACCATTGAGAGATGAAGAGATATTCTATGTTTCAAAATATATAGAGGAATATTTAGAGCAGAAAAAAAATAAAAAAATATCTTTAAAAGAGCTTTTAAAATTGGTACAGCAAAATGCAAGGGATGTAGATGACGACCTTTTAGCTGAGGATATAAAAGAAAAATTTGGCATGTTTATAGATGATGACAGAGAAGAAGAGACAGACTATGGATTGATAAGACTTTTAGGAAGAAATCGTATATATGTTTCCCATGAGAGAATAACTTTCAGTGAAGCTTTAGAAACTGGTCTGAATATTTTATTGAAAGAAAAATGTATAAAGGAGAAGAGTATATATAATCTAAAGGATATGGTAGAAAAATTTGGAAGATATCTCTTCATAGATAAAAGAATATTATTTTGTTATGACAAGGAAAAAGAAAATTGTTTGAAGCCGGGAATAACTCTTATAGTTTCAAAACAAGGAATAAAAGTAGATGAAGAGGAAGATGCAGATATCTTATTTCTTCTTGCAGCCAGAAACAAAATAGAACATTTGAAAGTTATATCTGAATTAATAAGATTGATAGAGAAGAAAAAACTTCTCAATGAAATAATTGGATTGGAAAAATCTGATGATATAAGAAATAAAATAAAAAAACTTTTAAAAGAATAA
- the rfaD gene encoding ADP-glyceromanno-heptose 6-epimerase, which yields MIIVTGAAGMIGSAFVWKLNEMGINDIIVVDKFRTEEKWLNLRKRDYADWVDRDDLFEWLSNPANAEKITGVVHMGACSATTEKDGDYLMSNNYGYSKKLWEFCAARQINYVYASSAATYGAGELGYNDDVTPEELKKLMPLNKYGYSKKIFDDWAFKQKIAPKQWAGTKFFNVYGPQEYHKGRMASMVFHTFNQYKENGGVKLFKSHKEGYKDGEQLRDFVYLKDVVDVLYFLLTEKIESGVYNIGTGEARSFLDLSMATMRAASNNPELAQEEVIEFVPMPEDLRGRYQYFTQATMEKLRRAGYVKKFHSLEDGVKDYVQNYMAKEDPYL from the coding sequence ATGATTATAGTAACTGGAGCAGCTGGAATGATTGGAAGTGCATTTGTCTGGAAGCTGAATGAAATGGGAATCAATGACATTATAGTAGTTGATAAATTCAGAACAGAAGAGAAATGGCTTAATTTAAGAAAAAGAGATTATGCTGATTGGGTGGATAGAGATGATCTTTTTGAATGGCTTTCAAATCCTGCAAATGCTGAAAAAATAACAGGAGTAGTACATATGGGGGCTTGCTCTGCAACAACAGAGAAAGATGGAGACTACCTTATGTCAAACAATTATGGATACAGCAAAAAATTGTGGGAATTTTGTGCTGCAAGACAGATAAATTATGTCTATGCTTCATCAGCAGCAACTTATGGAGCTGGAGAACTTGGATATAATGATGATGTAACACCTGAAGAGTTAAAAAAACTTATGCCTTTAAATAAATATGGATATTCTAAAAAAATATTTGACGACTGGGCATTTAAACAAAAAATAGCTCCAAAACAATGGGCAGGAACTAAATTCTTTAATGTATATGGACCACAGGAATATCACAAAGGAAGAATGGCTTCAATGGTATTCCATACATTCAACCAGTACAAAGAAAATGGTGGAGTAAAACTTTTTAAATCGCATAAAGAGGGATATAAAGATGGGGAACAGCTAAGAGATTTCGTTTATTTGAAAGATGTAGTAGATGTTCTGTATTTCTTATTGACAGAAAAAATAGAATCTGGAGTATATAATATAGGAACAGGAGAAGCTAGAAGTTTCTTGGATTTATCTATGGCTACAATGAGAGCAGCATCAAATAATCCTGAACTTGCTCAGGAAGAAGTAATTGAGTTTGTACCTATGCCAGAGGATTTGAGAGGAAGATATCAATATTTCACTCAGGCAACTATGGAAAAATTAAGAAGAGCAGGATATGTAAAAAAATTTCATTCATTAGAAGATGGAGTAAAGGATTATGTACAGAACTATATGGCTAAAGAAGATCCATACTTATAG
- a CDS encoding MalY/PatB family protein encodes MRFDEVKDRRGTYCTQWDYVKDRFGKDDLLPFTISDMDLESPEEIVDALIKRINHRIFGYSRWNHDDFKNSIEGWYNRRFDFQIDKEWIVYSPSVIYAVSKFIEMKSKKGDGVLINTPGYDGFFKVIGDNERKLLTSSLKKVENGYEIDFDDFESKCKEAKIFLLCSPHNPTGKVWTEKELKKMIEICKKYNVFIISDEIHMDIIYRGKHKPILSQAGDYIDNIVLCTSASKTFNIPALCGSYLFITNQSDRDEFLRILKNRDALSSPSILAVIATIAAYDKCGYWVDELVKYTENNIKYVKEYLEKNIPLLKCEIPQGSYFAWIDFSGLGISNEEFQKHLIDIGGVAIMPGLTYGEEGRYFLRLNVGCSIKKVEDGLQRIEKAVNHILSIKK; translated from the coding sequence ATGAGATTTGATGAAGTAAAGGATAGAAGAGGGACTTACTGTACTCAATGGGATTATGTAAAAGACAGATTCGGAAAGGATGATCTTCTTCCTTTCACTATATCAGATATGGATCTGGAATCTCCAGAAGAGATAGTAGATGCTCTTATAAAAAGAATAAATCACAGAATATTTGGATACAGCAGATGGAATCATGATGATTTTAAAAATTCCATTGAGGGATGGTATAACAGAAGATTTGATTTTCAGATAGATAAAGAGTGGATAGTATACAGCCCGAGCGTAATCTATGCAGTATCAAAATTTATTGAAATGAAGTCTAAAAAAGGTGATGGAGTGTTGATAAATACTCCGGGATATGACGGATTTTTTAAAGTGATAGGAGATAATGAGAGAAAACTTCTCACTTCATCATTGAAAAAAGTTGAAAATGGATATGAAATAGATTTTGATGATTTTGAATCTAAATGCAAAGAAGCAAAAATATTTCTTTTATGTAGTCCTCATAACCCTACTGGTAAAGTATGGACTGAAAAAGAACTAAAAAAAATGATAGAGATATGTAAAAAGTACAATGTTTTCATAATTTCAGATGAGATACATATGGATATAATTTATAGAGGGAAACATAAACCTATTTTATCACAGGCAGGAGATTATATAGATAATATAGTTTTATGTACATCAGCTTCAAAAACTTTTAATATACCAGCATTGTGCGGATCATATCTGTTTATAACAAATCAAAGTGACAGAGATGAATTTTTAAGAATATTAAAAAATAGAGATGCTCTTTCATCACCTTCAATACTTGCAGTAATAGCTACAATAGCAGCATATGACAAGTGTGGATACTGGGTAGATGAACTGGTAAAATATACAGAAAATAATATAAAATATGTAAAAGAGTATCTGGAAAAAAATATTCCATTATTAAAATGTGAAATTCCACAAGGTTCATATTTTGCATGGATAGATTTTTCAGGATTAGGGATTTCAAATGAAGAGTTTCAAAAGCATCTTATTGATATTGGGGGAGTAGCAATAATGCCGGGACTGACTTACGGAGAAGAGGGAAGATACTTCTTGAGGCTTAATGTAGGATGCTCTATTAAAAAAGTAGAAGATGGGTTACAGAGAATAGAAAAGGCAGTAAATCACATACTGAGTATAAAAAAATAA
- a CDS encoding PHP domain-containing protein, with the protein MEVDMHIHTIASDGTFTPEEVVKRAKSFGMKTIAITDHDTVDGLAEGKKTADEVGIEFIQGIEISCNVDNLEVHILGYFLNLEDEEFLAELEELKKARENRNKKVVEKLEKCGIVMDMEKVKNMAPGNIISRVHIANYLVEIGAAASKNDAFEKYLGKNEAAYIPKENFPPERAVRMLHANGAFISMAHPKLITQNDGLLENMISELKKLGLGGLEAIYGTFTPAEKRKYKKMAKRHSLLVTGGSDFHGANREGVDIGDTGLEYSQFRLIKERNSR; encoded by the coding sequence ATGGAAGTGGATATGCATATACATACAATAGCTTCTGATGGAACTTTCACACCAGAGGAAGTTGTAAAAAGAGCAAAATCATTTGGTATGAAAACAATAGCTATAACAGATCATGATACAGTAGATGGACTGGCAGAGGGTAAAAAAACTGCTGATGAAGTGGGAATAGAATTTATACAAGGAATAGAAATATCATGTAATGTTGATAATTTGGAAGTGCATATACTGGGATATTTTCTTAATCTCGAAGATGAGGAATTTCTTGCTGAACTGGAAGAATTAAAAAAGGCAAGGGAAAATAGAAATAAAAAAGTAGTGGAAAAATTAGAAAAATGTGGTATAGTGATGGATATGGAAAAGGTTAAAAATATGGCACCTGGAAATATTATTAGCAGAGTCCATATAGCAAACTATCTAGTAGAGATAGGGGCAGCTGCTTCTAAAAATGATGCTTTTGAAAAGTATCTTGGAAAAAATGAAGCAGCATATATTCCAAAAGAAAATTTTCCACCAGAGAGAGCAGTAAGAATGCTTCATGCAAATGGAGCTTTTATATCTATGGCTCATCCAAAGCTGATTACACAAAATGATGGGCTTTTAGAAAATATGATATCAGAACTTAAAAAACTGGGGCTTGGAGGACTGGAAGCAATTTATGGTACTTTCACTCCAGCAGAAAAAAGAAAATATAAGAAAATGGCAAAAAGACATTCTCTCTTAGTAACTGGAGGATCAGATTTCCATGGAGCTAACAGAGAAGGTGTAGATATAGGAGACACTGGATTGGAATATTCACAATTCAGATTGATAAAAGAAAGAAACAGCAGATAA
- a CDS encoding undecaprenyl-diphosphate phosphatase, with translation MNPFLIVIILGIVEGMTEFLPVSSTGHMILVEKFINSSFFSKNFMDSFLIIVQLGAILAVVIYFWKDINPFVREKEVFVQRFRLWAKVVVGVFPAAVIGLLLDDYISEYFMGNVVVVAMTLIFYGIILIVVEKCYTGTAHIDSFQKLGYKTAFTVGLFQCLAMIPGTSRSGATIIGSLLLGLSRGVATEFSFFLAIPTMFGATLLKLMKNGLKFSPVEWQLLGVGSVVSFVVAYLVIRWFMQYIKKRDFVSFGIYRIVLGIVVLFFIFM, from the coding sequence ATGAATCCATTTTTGATTGTCATAATTCTAGGAATAGTAGAAGGGATGACAGAGTTTCTTCCTGTAAGCAGTACAGGGCATATGATATTAGTGGAAAAATTTATAAACAGCAGTTTTTTCTCTAAAAATTTTATGGATAGTTTTTTAATAATAGTTCAGCTTGGGGCAATACTTGCAGTGGTAATATATTTTTGGAAGGATATAAATCCTTTTGTAAGAGAGAAGGAAGTATTTGTGCAGAGATTCAGACTTTGGGCAAAGGTAGTGGTTGGAGTATTTCCAGCTGCTGTAATTGGACTTCTTTTGGATGACTATATTTCTGAATATTTTATGGGAAATGTAGTGGTAGTAGCTATGACACTGATATTTTATGGAATAATACTTATAGTTGTAGAGAAATGCTATACAGGAACAGCTCATATAGATTCCTTTCAAAAATTGGGATACAAAACAGCATTTACAGTTGGACTTTTCCAATGTCTTGCTATGATTCCTGGAACTTCAAGATCAGGAGCAACTATCATAGGAAGTTTGCTTTTAGGGCTTTCAAGAGGAGTAGCAACAGAATTTTCATTCTTTTTAGCAATACCAACTATGTTTGGAGCTACATTGCTAAAGCTTATGAAAAACGGGCTTAAATTTTCTCCTGTTGAATGGCAGTTATTAGGAGTGGGTTCTGTAGTTTCTTTTGTTGTGGCATATCTTGTTATCAGATGGTTTATGCAGTACATCAAAAAAAGAGATTTTGTTTCTTTTGGAATATATAGAATAGTATTAGGAATAGTAGTATTGTTCTTTATATTTATGTGA
- a CDS encoding glycerophosphodiester phosphodiesterase, whose protein sequence is MTKNFAHRGFSGKYPENTMLAFEKAIEAGADGIELDVQLTKDGEVIIIHDETIDRTTDGKGLAADYTYEELCRFDASFIYRGQMGFNKIPTLREYLELVKDKNIVTNIELKTGILEYIGIEEKVWELIQEYKLEKKVIISSFNHYSILRMKKIAPDLKYGLLSETWFVDAGKYTHELGIQCYHPVHYNLVPEVIEEIKKYGIEINTYTVNKEKDMRYLIEKGIDIIIGNFPDLAGKIIKEYK, encoded by the coding sequence ATGACAAAGAATTTTGCTCATAGAGGATTTAGTGGAAAATACCCTGAAAATACCATGCTTGCTTTTGAAAAAGCTATAGAAGCTGGTGCTGATGGAATAGAACTTGATGTTCAGCTCACTAAAGATGGAGAGGTAATTATTATCCATGATGAAACAATAGATCGTACTACAGATGGAAAAGGATTAGCAGCAGATTATACTTATGAAGAGTTATGCAGATTTGATGCTTCATTTATCTATCGTGGTCAAATGGGATTTAATAAGATTCCTACACTGAGAGAGTATTTAGAACTTGTAAAAGATAAAAATATTGTAACTAACATTGAACTTAAAACAGGAATTCTTGAATACATTGGTATTGAAGAAAAAGTATGGGAACTTATACAGGAATATAAATTGGAGAAAAAAGTTATAATATCAAGCTTCAACCATTACAGTATCCTTCGTATGAAAAAAATAGCTCCTGATTTAAAATATGGACTTTTATCTGAAACTTGGTTTGTAGATGCTGGTAAATATACTCATGAGCTAGGTATTCAATGCTACCATCCTGTTCACTATAATTTAGTTCCTGAAGTTATAGAGGAAATCAAAAAATATGGAATAGAAATAAATACATATACTGTAAATAAAGAAAAAGATATGCGTTATCTTATTGAAAAAGGAATAGATATTATCATTGGAAATTTTCCTGATCTGGCAGGAAAAATAATTAAAGAATATAAATAA
- a CDS encoding alanine/glycine:cation symporter family protein: MDQFEFLLERINGIIWGKWLVFILLGLGILYTFTNGFIQVRYFGFIMKKTLIESFKSRNEEKGEGSIPSFKAMMVTLAGNVGGGNVVGIATAITAGGMGAVFWMWVAAFFGMALKYGEIVLSQLYRGKDSEGNILSGPMYYIRDGLKMPWLGVVIAVLMCTKMMGANLVQSNTIAGILNSNYNIPTYITGIILICLLMAITLGGLKRVANIATALVPIMSIFYICAGILVILLNAHQVPAIFATIFREAFSLKAAAGGTGGYVMARALQYGITRGMYSNEAGEGTAPFAHGSAIVEHPCREGIAGVTEVFLDTIIVCTITALIVGVTGLYKTDTPGSVMAIEAFGTVWSPLKHAATLSLLIFCFTTLMGQWFNAAKSFTYAFGPEVTAKCRYVFPFLCIIGSITKISLVWTIQDLAMGLVVIPNMIALVVLFPKVVEQTKDYFSNPKFYPGDK, translated from the coding sequence ATGGACCAATTTGAATTTCTATTGGAGAGAATCAATGGAATAATATGGGGAAAATGGCTTGTTTTTATTTTATTGGGACTTGGAATACTTTATACTTTTACAAATGGTTTTATCCAAGTAAGATACTTTGGGTTTATCATGAAGAAAACACTTATTGAATCTTTTAAATCTAGAAATGAGGAAAAAGGTGAAGGATCTATCCCTTCTTTCAAAGCAATGATGGTAACTCTTGCTGGAAATGTAGGTGGAGGAAATGTTGTTGGTATAGCTACTGCTATCACTGCTGGTGGTATGGGTGCTGTATTCTGGATGTGGGTAGCTGCATTTTTCGGAATGGCTTTGAAATATGGAGAAATCGTTCTTTCTCAGCTGTATCGTGGAAAAGACTCAGAAGGAAATATCTTGAGTGGACCTATGTATTATATCAGAGATGGACTGAAAATGCCTTGGCTTGGAGTAGTTATTGCTGTACTTATGTGTACAAAAATGATGGGAGCAAACCTTGTTCAGTCTAATACTATTGCTGGAATTTTAAATTCTAACTACAATATTCCTACTTATATTACTGGAATAATTTTGATCTGCCTCCTAATGGCTATTACTCTTGGAGGACTAAAAAGAGTTGCTAATATAGCTACTGCTCTTGTTCCAATAATGTCGATTTTCTATATATGTGCTGGAATTTTAGTTATTTTATTAAATGCACATCAGGTTCCTGCTATATTTGCTACTATTTTCAGAGAAGCATTTTCTTTAAAAGCTGCTGCTGGAGGTACTGGTGGATATGTTATGGCAAGAGCTCTTCAATATGGTATCACTCGTGGTATGTATTCTAATGAGGCTGGAGAAGGAACTGCACCTTTTGCCCATGGTTCTGCAATAGTTGAACATCCTTGCAGAGAGGGAATTGCTGGTGTTACAGAAGTTTTCCTAGACACTATCATAGTTTGTACTATCACAGCTCTTATTGTTGGAGTTACTGGACTTTACAAAACAGATACTCCTGGTTCTGTTATGGCTATTGAAGCATTTGGTACTGTATGGTCACCATTGAAGCATGCTGCAACATTATCTTTATTGATTTTCTGTTTCACTACTTTAATGGGACAATGGTTCAATGCTGCTAAAAGTTTTACTTATGCTTTTGGTCCTGAAGTAACTGCTAAATGCAGATATGTGTTCCCTTTCCTATGCATTATTGGATCAATCACTAAAATCAGCCTTGTTTGGACTATTCAAGACTTGGCTATGGGATTAGTTGTTATTCCTAACATGATAGCATTGGTTGTTTTATTCCCTAAAGTTGTTGAGCAGACTAAAGATTATTTCTCAAATCCAAAATTTTATCCGGGAGATAAATAA